CGATAAAATCAGGATCACAGTTTGTGTCAACTATTGAGACAACAGGAATACCCAATTTATGAGCTTCTGCTATAGCGATTGTTTCACGTCTGGGATCTATAACGAAAATTGCATCGGGGAGAGACTTCATCTCTTTTATTCCCGCGAGATATTTTTCAAGCTTTGCAAGCTGTTTCTGTAGCTGTACTATCTCTTTTTTAGGATACTTGTTGATTGTACCGTCTTGTTCCATTTGCTGGATCTCAACCATACGTGCAACACGGCTGCGGATAGTATCAAAGTTGGTAAGCATACCGCCTAGCCAACGCTGTGTTATATAAAACTGTCCACTTTTGATTGCCTGTTCTTGGATTGCATCCTGAGCCTGACGTTTTGTACCTACAAAAAGAACGTTGCCGCCCTGCTTGGATACTTCACGTATGAAATCGTACGCTCTTTCGAGGCCTCTGACCGTCTTCTGAAGGTCAATGATGTAAATGCCGTTTCGTTCTGTGAAAATGTAAGGTTTCATTTTCGGATTCCAGCGTCTTGTCTGATGTCCAAAATGCACACCACATTCAAGAAGCTGTTTCATGCTTACTACTGCCATTTTTATTCCCCCTGTTTTTTCCTCCAGATGCTTCTTCTCGTTGAACGACCCTAAGGCAACTGTTCCGCGATCGACATCTGTGTGTGATATTCACCGCCCATCAGTATATCATTACTTCTATGCTTATTGCAAGTACTTCTACTTAATGGACTATTTATTTATGCTTATTGTTTTTTTGTACTCTCCTGTAACCTGTTGAAATACTT
The Synergistaceae bacterium DNA segment above includes these coding regions:
- the rpsB gene encoding 30S ribosomal protein S2 translates to MAVVSMKQLLECGVHFGHQTRRWNPKMKPYIFTERNGIYIIDLQKTVRGLERAYDFIREVSKQGGNVLFVGTKRQAQDAIQEQAIKSGQFYITQRWLGGMLTNFDTIRSRVARMVEIQQMEQDGTINKYPKKEIVQLQKQLAKLEKYLAGIKEMKSLPDAIFVIDPRRETIAIAEAHKLGIPVVSIVDTNCDPDFIDYPIPGNDDAIRAIELIVGLMADAVIEGRQGVDAKASETIAEDSVEEETEVADEQPVVPEALDAVIEDEDKTTVKVLEEQKGWKEKN